A region of Hydrogenimonas cancrithermarum DNA encodes the following proteins:
- a CDS encoding flagellar hook-basal body protein — protein sequence MQNGFYSVTGAMVTQFNRLDQISNNLANLNTPGYKSQNEVIGDFMRLFEEKRDELPLENRTKEAAQFLNRSLNRVPRIAEVYSDFKMGPMIKTGNPFDVALGEENLFFAVETPAGIRLTRDGAFKLNDDGELVTRDGFPVLSKSYFKNHQPIRIPPEALNVNIDPTGRIEYMDQTAFELPVYLDELMVVRMDDLQELKPEGDNYFGTEKGRLEEKMRIVGETMQVHQFMLEKSNVNPIREMTALIETNRLVEMYQKAMNTQMDDLNNDAINKLASIRA from the coding sequence ATGCAAAACGGTTTTTATTCCGTGACGGGTGCGATGGTGACACAATTCAATCGGCTCGATCAGATCAGTAACAACCTTGCAAATCTCAATACGCCCGGTTATAAAAGTCAGAATGAAGTGATCGGTGATTTCATGCGCCTTTTTGAAGAGAAACGCGACGAACTTCCTCTGGAGAACCGAACCAAAGAGGCTGCACAATTTCTCAATCGCTCGCTCAATCGCGTTCCCCGTATCGCCGAGGTGTATTCCGATTTCAAAATGGGCCCCATGATCAAAACGGGAAACCCGTTCGATGTCGCCCTGGGGGAGGAGAACCTCTTCTTTGCCGTCGAGACCCCGGCAGGCATACGCCTGACGCGGGACGGGGCATTCAAACTGAACGACGATGGGGAGCTTGTTACAAGAGACGGGTTTCCGGTTCTGTCGAAAAGCTACTTCAAAAATCATCAACCCATCCGAATTCCGCCGGAGGCGCTCAACGTCAATATCGATCCGACCGGACGCATAGAGTACATGGATCAGACCGCATTCGAGCTTCCGGTCTATCTGGATGAACTGATGGTCGTTCGTATGGACGATCTGCAGGAACTCAAACCCGAAGGAGACAACTACTTTGGGACTGAAAAAGGACGGCTCGAGGAGAAGATGCGAATCGTCGGTGAAACGATGCAGGTTCATCAGTTCATGCTTGAAAAGAGCAATGTGAATCCGATCAGGGAGATGACGGCCCTTATCGAAACCAACCGACTGGTCGAAATGTATCAAAAAGCGATGAACACACAGATGGACGACCTCAACAACGATGCCATCAACAAACTAGCCTCGATAAGAGCGTAA
- the flgG gene encoding flagellar basal-body rod protein FlgG, translated as MMRSLYTAATGMVAQQIQIDTTSNNIANVNTIGYKKQRAEFADLMYQTMEYAGTSTSEQTQSPTGISVGLGVRPTAIAKQFSQGNFKETGNNLDLAITGNGFFKIVLPDGTEAYTRNGAFKLDKTGTIVNSDGFVLSPEIVIPEDAVAISIGTDGTVSVLQAGQQESTDIGQIQLTNFINPAGLHSLGDNLYINTSASGDPIEGVPGQDGLGQIRQGFVEMSNVQLVEEMTDLITGQRAYEANSKAITTSDEMLQIVNNLKR; from the coding sequence ATGATGCGATCACTCTATACGGCAGCGACGGGCATGGTGGCCCAGCAGATTCAGATCGACACGACGTCGAACAACATCGCCAATGTCAATACGATCGGCTATAAGAAGCAGCGTGCGGAGTTTGCGGACTTGATGTACCAGACGATGGAGTATGCGGGGACGTCGACCAGCGAGCAGACGCAATCTCCGACTGGTATTTCCGTCGGGCTCGGTGTGCGGCCTACGGCGATAGCCAAGCAGTTTTCTCAGGGGAACTTCAAGGAGACGGGAAACAACCTCGACCTGGCGATTACGGGCAATGGTTTTTTCAAGATCGTTCTTCCCGATGGAACCGAAGCGTATACACGCAACGGAGCGTTCAAACTGGACAAGACGGGGACCATCGTCAACTCCGACGGTTTCGTCCTTTCGCCGGAGATCGTCATTCCGGAAGATGCCGTCGCCATTTCGATCGGAACCGATGGAACGGTTTCCGTATTGCAGGCTGGTCAACAGGAGTCGACCGATATCGGACAGATACAGTTGACGAACTTCATCAATCCTGCGGGGCTTCATTCGCTTGGCGATAATCTCTATATCAACACTTCCGCCTCCGGTGATCCGATCGAAGGGGTACCCGGACAGGACGGTCTGGGGCAGATTCGTCAGGGATTCGTCGAGATGAGCAATGTCCAGCTCGTCGAGGAGATGACCGACCTCATTACCGGCCAGCGTGCCTACGAAGCCAACTCCAAAGCGATCACCACGAGCGACGAGATGTTGCAGATCGTGAACAATCTGAAACGTTAA
- a CDS encoding 3-isopropylmalate dehydratase small subunit produces MNVITGKVWKFGDNIDTDLIIAARYLNTSDPHELAKHVMEDADPDFVKKMQPGDIIVAGENFGCGSSREHAPIALKAAGVSAVVAKSFARIFYRNAFNMGLPIFELNETDKIDEGDLISIEMDKGNVVDLNRQVTYKFHPIPEFMQELLACGGLINYARAEMLKKEQA; encoded by the coding sequence ATGAACGTCATTACCGGAAAAGTATGGAAGTTCGGTGACAATATCGACACCGACCTTATCATCGCAGCCCGATATCTCAACACTTCCGATCCGCACGAACTAGCCAAACACGTAATGGAAGATGCGGATCCGGATTTTGTGAAGAAGATGCAGCCCGGCGACATTATCGTCGCGGGGGAGAACTTTGGGTGCGGAAGCAGCCGCGAACATGCGCCGATCGCCCTGAAAGCGGCCGGTGTCTCGGCAGTCGTCGCGAAGAGTTTCGCACGTATTTTTTACCGCAACGCGTTTAACATGGGACTGCCGATCTTCGAGCTGAACGAGACCGACAAGATCGACGAGGGCGATCTGATCTCCATCGAGATGGACAAAGGAAATGTCGTCGATCTGAACAGGCAGGTAACCTACAAGTTTCATCCGATTCCCGAGTTCATGCAGGAACTTCTTGCCTGCGGCGGTCTCATCAATTACGCCAGGGCGGAGATGCTGAAAAAGGAGCAGGCGTAA
- the leuB gene encoding 3-isopropylmalate dehydrogenase — protein MRSYKIALIKGDGIGPEIIEEAVKVLDAVSFAEGFELKYEEYLLGGAAIDATGVPAPKETLEGVKQADAVLFGAIGGEKWDNLPRDKRPETGLLKLRKELEVFANLRPVTVYDELINASTLKPSVVQGVDLMVVRELIGGIYFGQPRGNDGQKAFNTMVYTKPEIVRIAKVAFEIAMKRSKRVCSVDKANVLDVSQLWRDTVEAVAKDYPDVTLTHMYVDNAAMQLVRDPKQFDVILTGNIFGDILSDEASMLSGSIGLLPSASIGEKYGLYEPIHGSAPDIAGQGIANPIATIASAAMMLRYALNEEGAAERIERAIKHALHEGYRTQDLSAFDAKEVCSTSEIGSIIANYASK, from the coding sequence ATGCGCAGCTACAAGATTGCACTTATCAAAGGTGACGGGATCGGCCCCGAAATTATCGAAGAGGCGGTCAAAGTCCTCGATGCGGTGAGCTTTGCCGAAGGGTTCGAGCTCAAGTATGAGGAGTATCTGCTTGGCGGTGCCGCGATCGATGCGACAGGCGTTCCTGCACCCAAGGAGACACTCGAGGGCGTCAAACAGGCGGATGCGGTTCTTTTCGGTGCCATCGGTGGCGAGAAATGGGACAACCTTCCGCGCGACAAACGCCCGGAAACCGGGCTTTTGAAACTCCGAAAAGAGCTCGAGGTTTTTGCGAATCTTCGTCCGGTTACGGTCTATGACGAGCTGATCAACGCTTCCACGCTAAAACCCTCCGTTGTGCAGGGTGTCGATTTGATGGTCGTTCGTGAACTGATCGGTGGCATCTATTTTGGCCAGCCACGCGGGAACGACGGGCAAAAAGCCTTCAATACGATGGTTTATACGAAGCCCGAGATCGTCCGTATCGCGAAAGTGGCTTTCGAAATCGCGATGAAACGAAGTAAACGTGTCTGTTCGGTCGACAAAGCCAACGTTCTCGACGTCAGCCAGCTCTGGCGCGATACGGTGGAAGCGGTCGCGAAGGACTATCCGGATGTTACACTGACACATATGTACGTCGACAACGCGGCGATGCAGCTCGTGCGTGACCCTAAGCAGTTCGACGTCATTTTGACGGGCAACATCTTCGGAGATATTCTCAGCGACGAGGCGAGTATGCTCAGTGGCTCCATCGGGCTTCTTCCTTCTGCATCGATCGGTGAAAAATACGGCCTCTACGAGCCGATCCACGGTTCGGCACCCGACATTGCTGGGCAGGGAATCGCCAATCCGATCGCGACGATCGCGAGTGCCGCGATGATGCTGCGTTACGCTCTCAATGAAGAGGGTGCCGCCGAGCGGATCGAGCGTGCCATCAAGCATGCACTGCACGAAGGGTACCGAACACAGGATCTGAGCGCATTCGATGCCAAAGAGGTGTGCTCGACCAGCGAGATCGGGTCGATCATCGCCAATTACGCTTCGAAGTAA
- a CDS encoding tetratricopeptide repeat protein — MKTLTLAQIYELQGLKSDALEIYKEILKKDPKNGEARAAIHRLSGIRRHFKGVDEEMKRFFVEMDSDAEFAEFERWLSKL; from the coding sequence GTGAAAACCCTTACACTCGCACAGATCTACGAACTCCAGGGCCTCAAGAGCGACGCGCTGGAGATTTACAAAGAGATTTTGAAAAAAGATCCGAAAAACGGCGAGGCTAGGGCGGCGATTCATAGGCTTTCCGGCATACGGCGCCACTTCAAAGGCGTCGACGAAGAGATGAAACGTTTCTTCGTCGAAATGGACAGCGATGCCGAATTTGCCGAATTCGAGCGTTGGCTCTCCAAACTCTGA
- a CDS encoding CiaD-like domain-containing protein gives MELKDVILSTIAELGDEVERLQPPISKEEERGGIENDLTIGADESGKDPVSTTSCFDDDFIKEEQVFLENIRERILVLFEGFQSPNNKRVEAKIDLTLNFLEYLLATLDERIESLKKP, from the coding sequence ATGGAACTCAAGGATGTGATTCTTTCGACGATCGCCGAACTCGGCGACGAGGTGGAGAGACTCCAGCCGCCAATTTCCAAAGAGGAAGAGCGCGGAGGGATCGAAAACGATCTCACGATAGGTGCGGATGAAAGTGGGAAAGATCCGGTTTCGACGACATCTTGTTTCGATGACGATTTCATCAAAGAAGAGCAGGTGTTCCTCGAGAATATACGTGAGAGGATCCTTGTCCTTTTCGAAGGGTTCCAGTCACCAAACAACAAGCGTGTGGAAGCCAAAATCGATCTGACACTCAACTTTCTCGAATATCTTCTCGCGACGCTGGATGAGCGGATAGAGTCGCTCAAGAAACCGTGA
- a CDS encoding tRNA nucleotidyltransferase/poly(A) polymerase family protein — protein MKLSLDRLSPDLANRLEHVLAFFGTYYPDVKLYLVGGAVRDMVLGRDVYDLDIECFGIEPERFDEAMRKLGAKGVGKSFYVYKYEDLDIALPRIERKTGRGHRAFSVELAYDTKEASRRRDFTMNALMLDLQSFEIIDHWGGLDDIENRLIRVVDPVKFKEDSLRVLRAMQFSARLKFRIEPTSRDLMRGMELSDLTPERIFWEFEKMFHAPWLHYGLFAMGDLLIARKILNLSFGRSDYIKMARHMQKARRLEDGTMRPYYFLFILSSDLHRSAERLCESIHTPNVYRKILRIQKRVPHHITDRFLGALSLRFPIRQWLGIYAGDVATRARRLGVYAKQFDPGIRPADLLEEGFSGKALGRELRRRILAAVRNHFGVDR, from the coding sequence GTGAAACTCTCCCTCGACAGGCTTTCCCCCGATCTTGCGAACCGCCTCGAGCATGTCCTGGCATTTTTCGGGACATATTACCCCGATGTCAAACTCTACCTCGTCGGCGGGGCCGTTCGGGACATGGTACTGGGGCGTGATGTCTACGATCTGGATATCGAATGTTTCGGTATCGAGCCCGAGCGTTTCGACGAAGCGATGCGAAAGCTCGGTGCCAAAGGTGTGGGAAAGAGCTTTTACGTTTACAAATACGAAGATCTCGATATCGCGTTGCCGAGGATCGAACGGAAAACCGGCCGTGGGCATCGAGCCTTTTCCGTAGAGCTCGCGTACGATACCAAAGAGGCATCCAGACGGCGGGACTTCACGATGAACGCATTGATGCTCGATCTTCAGAGTTTCGAGATCATCGACCACTGGGGAGGGTTGGATGATATCGAAAACCGTCTTATTCGTGTGGTGGATCCGGTCAAGTTCAAAGAAGATTCATTGCGTGTACTGCGTGCAATGCAGTTTTCTGCGCGTCTGAAATTCCGAATCGAACCAACAAGCCGCGATCTGATGCGTGGGATGGAGCTTTCCGACCTGACACCCGAGCGCATATTCTGGGAGTTCGAAAAGATGTTCCACGCACCGTGGCTGCATTACGGCCTTTTCGCGATGGGTGACCTTCTGATCGCACGAAAGATTTTAAATCTCTCTTTCGGACGCAGTGATTACATCAAAATGGCCCGGCATATGCAAAAGGCGAGAAGGCTCGAAGACGGCACGATGCGCCCTTACTACTTTCTTTTCATCCTTTCTAGCGATCTTCACCGTAGTGCCGAACGCCTTTGCGAATCGATCCATACCCCCAACGTCTACCGTAAGATCCTGCGGATTCAAAAGCGGGTACCGCACCACATCACCGACCGCTTTCTCGGGGCATTGTCGCTTCGATTTCCCATTCGCCAGTGGCTTGGAATCTATGCGGGTGATGTCGCGACACGGGCCAGACGTCTGGGTGTCTATGCCAAGCAGTTCGATCCCGGTATCCGTCCGGCAGATCTTCTGGAGGAGGGGTTCAGCGGTAAAGCGCTGGGCAGGGAGTTGAGGCGGCGTATTCTGGCGGCGGTGAGAAACCATTTTGGAGTCGACCGTTGA
- a CDS encoding patatin-like phospholipase family protein — protein MALALSGGGVRVAAHLGIVEVLLENGFEIAAVSGSSGGALVGALLCDGHSPAHILKIFGKLGFSDMAKGFKRGGVFGLKGVSEHLKQTLSVETIEELAIDFTVACTDLVGGEIHYFDKGPIAELCVASSALVPIFSPVRYGDLLLADGGFMDNMPARPVAELGYPVIGINVNPILPKNPENLFETTFRALTLMMMANIEASKRYCDFFIEPKGCEGINILDLKRVEDAYEAGRIVAEDALVKLHKTLDSL, from the coding sequence GTGGCACTGGCGCTTTCCGGCGGCGGAGTCCGTGTCGCGGCGCATCTTGGCATTGTGGAAGTGCTTTTGGAAAACGGCTTCGAGATCGCGGCGGTTTCCGGCAGCAGCGGCGGCGCACTCGTCGGTGCGTTGCTCTGTGATGGCCACTCCCCCGCACACATCTTGAAGATCTTCGGAAAGCTCGGTTTTTCCGATATGGCTAAAGGGTTCAAACGCGGTGGTGTGTTTGGACTCAAAGGGGTATCGGAGCACCTGAAACAGACGCTTTCAGTCGAAACGATCGAAGAACTCGCCATCGATTTCACCGTCGCCTGCACCGATCTCGTGGGCGGCGAGATTCACTACTTCGACAAAGGCCCTATCGCCGAACTCTGTGTCGCTTCAAGTGCGCTCGTACCGATCTTTTCACCGGTGCGCTATGGCGATCTTCTTCTGGCCGACGGTGGTTTCATGGACAACATGCCGGCCCGGCCTGTCGCTGAACTCGGATATCCCGTCATCGGAATCAACGTCAATCCGATTCTCCCAAAAAATCCCGAAAACCTTTTCGAGACAACCTTCCGTGCTCTGACACTCATGATGATGGCCAACATCGAAGCGTCCAAGCGCTATTGCGATTTTTTCATCGAACCCAAAGGGTGCGAAGGGATCAATATATTGGATCTCAAACGGGTTGAAGATGCTTATGAAGCGGGCAGAATCGTCGCCGAAGATGCACTTGTGAAGCTTCATAAAACCCTTGATTCGCTATAA
- the purU gene encoding formyltetrahydrofolate deformylase encodes MTKYYRVLIDCKDEKGLVYKISKAFYDFGLNVENNREFVDAQNGKFFMRSEVSGKFDPLALEAELHLVLPARANIRLIEPKPKRIVLMATKESHCLGDILIRHEANELEAEIIGVISNYETLRNLVEKFEIPYVHVSHEGLQRAEHEERILTELEKFGHIDYIVLAKYMRILTPEFVAHFDERIINIHHSFLPAFIGANPYKQAYDRGVKIIGATAHFVNNNLDEGPIIAQDIIPINHTMDWKAMRNAGRDVEKVVLAKALKLALEDKIFVYANKTVIFD; translated from the coding sequence ATGACCAAATATTACCGTGTACTAATCGATTGCAAAGACGAAAAAGGGCTGGTTTACAAAATCAGTAAAGCGTTTTACGACTTCGGGCTCAATGTCGAGAACAATCGCGAATTCGTCGATGCCCAAAACGGAAAATTTTTTATGAGAAGTGAAGTGAGCGGCAAGTTCGATCCTTTGGCATTGGAGGCGGAACTACATCTGGTGCTTCCCGCACGTGCCAACATCAGGTTGATCGAACCCAAGCCCAAGCGGATCGTGCTGATGGCAACAAAAGAGAGCCACTGTCTCGGTGATATTCTGATCCGTCATGAAGCCAACGAACTCGAAGCGGAGATCATCGGTGTCATCTCCAACTATGAAACGCTCCGCAATCTGGTCGAAAAGTTCGAGATACCCTATGTCCATGTAAGTCACGAAGGGCTTCAGCGGGCGGAGCACGAAGAGAGGATTCTGACGGAGCTCGAAAAATTCGGCCATATAGATTACATCGTCCTGGCCAAATATATGCGCATCCTTACGCCCGAATTTGTGGCACATTTCGATGAGCGTATCATCAACATACACCATTCGTTTCTGCCGGCATTTATCGGGGCGAATCCTTACAAACAGGCTTACGACCGCGGCGTGAAGATCATCGGGGCGACGGCACACTTCGTCAACAACAATCTCGACGAGGGGCCCATCATCGCGCAGGATATCATTCCGATCAACCATACGATGGACTGGAAGGCGATGCGAAACGCCGGGCGTGATGTGGAAAAGGTGGTACTCGCCAAGGCGCTGAAACTGGCACTGGAGGACAAGATTTTCGTCTACGCCAACAAAACCGTTATTTTCGACTGA
- a CDS encoding mechanosensitive ion channel family protein, with product MKKSLLLLLTFTFLFAASTFWETVIEIEKEFYTSRESRVFALSTETEGNATAAGQSVGETVAPEHPPGKEADDLSSVADEKIRKFNILLSVLKERPYEVNNPNNPFYNPASSEQLRTKLKTRISVNKQYNYDLAVVRDEIALLELDARKHIYGFFIHLADRWTEMSNEELLEFFKKSSQWLRSINVGKYTRLYREAKENDDKISKKIVENYENLRMHYHFFSEFLEYVMSNPSMFRYRSLTSLFKLNEIIDRINSVELFAKINTDLRHINTDMGRLLIFLLIMVVAWGSSYLFYYKLYAFLKRLIEAQKHETDELLLANLNNIRRPLFILVITFGFRLGLEVLFHPAPLPEKLAIFFFAIVVATVAYILILIVDSLFFDYMVKKGELKNKQLRQELINLILSIIKVTVVIIAISILLVRLGVNITGLVASLGIGGLAVALAAQNTLSNFFGLLKIIFDNSFSQGDWIETKDTEGTVVEIGFISTMIRTFDNALITVPNATLANTPLKNWSKRTVGRRIKMHVGVTYGSKREDVMKAIEEIERMLMNHPGIATPKKIDRQLLTSRSRREKKLVSMEDKYGVKTTLLVYLDKFSDSSINILIYCFSKSVIWQEWLDVKQDVLLKIWEILESYNLDFAFPSESLYFDPENIKESFKPFAKTPKIPE from the coding sequence ATGAAAAAGAGCCTCCTGCTTTTATTGACGTTTACGTTTCTGTTCGCAGCTTCGACATTTTGGGAGACGGTGATCGAAATCGAGAAAGAGTTCTATACTTCTCGGGAAAGCCGGGTTTTCGCTCTGTCGACGGAAACGGAGGGCAACGCAACGGCCGCTGGCCAAAGCGTAGGCGAAACGGTGGCTCCTGAACATCCTCCGGGGAAAGAGGCGGACGATCTTTCCTCCGTGGCGGATGAAAAGATAAGAAAATTCAATATTCTGCTTTCGGTTTTGAAAGAGCGCCCCTATGAGGTGAACAATCCGAACAACCCTTTCTACAATCCCGCCAGTTCCGAACAGCTGCGTACCAAACTCAAAACGCGAATCAGCGTCAACAAGCAGTACAATTACGACCTGGCGGTGGTTCGTGACGAAATCGCGCTGCTGGAGCTCGATGCGAGAAAACATATTTACGGTTTTTTTATCCATCTCGCCGACAGATGGACCGAAATGTCCAATGAAGAACTCCTGGAATTTTTCAAAAAAAGTTCCCAATGGCTTCGCTCGATCAATGTCGGAAAATATACCAGGCTCTACAGAGAAGCGAAAGAAAACGACGACAAGATTTCAAAGAAGATCGTCGAGAATTACGAAAATCTCCGCATGCACTACCACTTTTTCAGCGAATTCCTGGAATATGTCATGTCCAACCCTTCGATGTTTCGCTACCGTTCACTGACTTCTCTTTTCAAACTCAACGAGATTATCGATCGGATCAATTCGGTCGAGCTCTTCGCCAAGATCAATACCGATCTACGACACATCAATACAGATATGGGACGGCTGTTGATCTTTTTGCTCATCATGGTCGTCGCATGGGGATCCTCCTACCTTTTCTACTACAAACTCTACGCTTTTCTCAAGCGCCTGATCGAAGCGCAAAAACATGAAACCGACGAACTTCTCCTCGCAAATCTGAACAATATCAGAAGGCCTCTTTTCATCCTTGTCATCACTTTCGGTTTTCGATTGGGCCTGGAGGTTCTGTTCCATCCGGCACCGCTGCCGGAGAAGCTCGCGATCTTCTTTTTCGCGATCGTCGTCGCGACGGTCGCCTATATTCTGATCCTTATCGTCGACAGTCTCTTTTTCGACTATATGGTCAAAAAGGGGGAGTTGAAAAACAAGCAGCTTCGCCAGGAGTTGATCAACCTCATTCTCTCCATTATCAAAGTGACGGTCGTCATCATCGCCATATCGATACTTCTCGTGCGGCTTGGCGTCAATATCACGGGGCTCGTTGCATCACTTGGAATCGGTGGTCTTGCGGTGGCTCTGGCGGCGCAGAATACGCTCAGCAACTTTTTCGGTCTCCTCAAGATCATTTTCGACAACTCCTTCTCCCAAGGTGACTGGATCGAGACCAAAGATACGGAAGGAACGGTCGTGGAGATCGGTTTTATCAGTACGATGATCCGAACGTTCGACAATGCCCTCATCACGGTTCCGAACGCGACACTCGCCAACACGCCTCTCAAAAACTGGAGCAAGCGCACCGTGGGGCGCCGCATCAAAATGCACGTGGGAGTGACCTACGGTTCCAAACGCGAGGATGTCATGAAAGCGATCGAAGAGATCGAACGGATGCTGATGAACCACCCCGGCATCGCGACACCGAAAAAGATTGACAGGCAGCTGTTGACAAGCAGATCACGGCGGGAGAAAAAACTGGTCTCGATGGAAGACAAATATGGCGTGAAGACGACGCTTCTCGTCTATCTCGACAAATTTTCCGACTCATCGATCAATATATTGATCTACTGCTTCAGCAAAAGTGTCATCTGGCAGGAGTGGCTGGATGTGAAGCAGGATGTCCTTTTGAAAATATGGGAGATTCTCGAGAGTTACAACCTCGACTTCGCCTTTCCGTCTGAGTCGCTCTATTTCGATCCGGAGAATATTAAAGAGAGTTTCAAACCTTTCGCAAAAACTCCAAAAATCCCCGAATGA
- a CDS encoding NADH-quinone oxidoreductase subunit B family protein gives MMIRFWKKRIKTGMLTEHPEFDVEMAEIRQQIKDEVKKRFAGSLAIRMVDSGSCNACEAECNALSNPYYDLERLGIHFVASPRHADVMLLSGVLTFNMYHHVMDAWKQIPEPKWIVTLGDCPAMQTPFQTTFAIKGPAAEHLPVAHHISGCPPSPERIIRGFLEFLRKV, from the coding sequence ATGATGATACGATTTTGGAAAAAACGAATCAAAACGGGGATGCTCACGGAGCATCCGGAGTTCGATGTCGAAATGGCGGAAATTCGTCAACAGATCAAAGATGAAGTGAAAAAGAGGTTCGCCGGATCGCTTGCGATCCGGATGGTCGACAGCGGGAGCTGCAACGCATGCGAAGCGGAGTGCAACGCGCTGAGCAATCCCTACTACGATCTGGAGCGGCTGGGTATCCATTTCGTCGCCAGTCCGCGTCATGCCGACGTCATGCTGCTTAGCGGTGTGTTGACATTCAACATGTACCATCATGTGATGGATGCGTGGAAGCAGATCCCGGAACCGAAGTGGATCGTCACACTTGGTGACTGTCCGGCGATGCAGACGCCCTTTCAAACGACCTTCGCGATCAAGGGCCCCGCAGCCGAACATCTTCCCGTCGCCCACCACATTTCCGGCTGTCCACCGAGTCCGGAGCGGATCATTCGGGGATTTTTGGAGTTTTTGCGAAAGGTTTGA
- a CDS encoding hydrogenase large subunit: MRLVARYAKDLGEAFEVVTVYDGMTETVRLGKDEPVIKTIATKHPAAIWFERKMRDDFGIRIDGAFDNRPLVHQERFPKDIHPMRKDFSETVVDFADYTPYKYEAIGGDGVFEVAVGPIHAGIIEPGHFHFSQAGEEILHQEVRHFYKYRAIEKMVEEMTLEEAKPIIERISGNESVAYQIAWRDITAQAAGIELPEPIKKRHALLLELERVIHHLTDLGFIPNDAGFGAALAFCSKLAEEARRKMAELTGHRFGFGAVTFETSPIDTKAIKKWLDYLENEIAWFTDWIIDIPSLWDRFDTTGRLLPQKALKYDCVGVVARASGIAVDRRLDPFYIDHGFKMATQTNGDVGARFKIRLEEVRNSIAMMRNFLDVEPVSVDLPTPKDGSYTAYTESSLGELFMAIDIKEGKIERFFVRDSSFVNWQALHLMMPGNIIADFPLINKSCDLSYAGSDL, encoded by the coding sequence ATGAGACTCGTCGCCCGCTACGCCAAAGATCTCGGCGAGGCCTTCGAAGTGGTCACCGTTTATGACGGAATGACCGAAACGGTACGTCTGGGCAAAGATGAGCCCGTCATCAAGACGATCGCGACGAAACACCCTGCCGCCATCTGGTTCGAACGCAAAATGCGTGACGATTTCGGCATCAGAATCGATGGCGCTTTTGACAATCGCCCACTCGTGCACCAAGAGCGCTTCCCCAAAGATATCCACCCGATGCGAAAGGATTTCAGCGAAACCGTCGTCGATTTCGCAGACTACACCCCCTACAAATATGAAGCAATCGGCGGTGACGGTGTCTTCGAAGTGGCCGTCGGCCCAATCCACGCCGGCATCATCGAGCCAGGCCATTTCCACTTTTCACAGGCGGGCGAAGAGATTCTTCACCAGGAGGTGCGCCATTTCTACAAATACCGTGCGATCGAAAAGATGGTCGAAGAGATGACGCTGGAAGAGGCCAAGCCGATCATCGAGCGCATCAGCGGCAATGAAAGCGTGGCGTATCAGATCGCGTGGCGCGACATTACGGCGCAGGCTGCAGGTATCGAACTGCCCGAGCCCATTAAAAAACGTCACGCCCTGCTGCTGGAGCTCGAGCGGGTGATTCACCATCTGACCGATCTTGGGTTTATCCCCAACGACGCGGGCTTCGGTGCCGCACTGGCTTTCTGCTCCAAACTGGCCGAAGAGGCGCGCCGCAAAATGGCCGAACTGACCGGCCATCGTTTTGGTTTCGGCGCTGTCACGTTCGAAACGTCACCAATCGATACCAAAGCGATAAAAAAGTGGCTCGATTATCTCGAAAATGAGATCGCATGGTTTACCGACTGGATTATCGATATCCCCTCGCTCTGGGACCGCTTCGACACGACCGGTCGCCTGTTGCCTCAAAAAGCACTCAAATACGACTGTGTCGGTGTCGTCGCCCGCGCTTCCGGCATCGCCGTCGACCGTCGGCTCGATCCGTTCTACATCGATCACGGCTTCAAAATGGCGACTCAAACCAACGGCGACGTCGGCGCCCGCTTCAAAATACGCCTCGAAGAGGTTCGAAACAGCATCGCCATGATGCGCAATTTCCTCGATGTCGAACCGGTTTCTGTCGACCTGCCCACACCGAAAGATGGCAGTTATACGGCCTATACTGAAAGTTCCCTCGGTGAGCTCTTCATGGCCATCGACATCAAAGAGGGGAAAATCGAGCGCTTCTTCGTGCGTGACTCCAGTTTCGTCAACTGGCAGGCACTGCACCTGATGATGCCCGGCAACATCATCGCCGACTTCCCGCTCATCAACAAAAGCTGCGATCTGAGCTATGCGGGGAGCGACCTGTGA